In one window of Bos taurus isolate L1 Dominette 01449 registration number 42190680 breed Hereford chromosome 4, ARS-UCD2.0, whole genome shotgun sequence DNA:
- the LLCFC1 gene encoding sperm-egg fusion protein LLCFC1: MSSLGSQLCRAAFLGALLLLLRVKGVKTQRGSPGLDERSQKEKTPSTDQDREQFEEHFMAASVGEMWQVVDMAQQEDDKTSEVAAIRDHLFDLAFCFNLASIMVFL, translated from the exons ATGAGCTCCTTGGGCTCCCAGCTCTGCAGGGCAGCATTCCTGGGcgccctcctgctgctgctgcgagtCAAGGGGGTGAAGACCCAGAGAGGGAGCCCAGGCCTAGATGAgaggagtcagaaagagaagacacCCTCTACAG ACCAAGATCGAGAACAGTTTGAAGAGCACTTCATGGCCGCCTCAGTGGGCGAGATGTGGCAGGTGGTGGACATGGCCCAGCAGGAGGATGACAAGACCTCAGAGGTGGCGGCGATCCGTGACCACCTGTTTGACCTCGCCTTCTGCTTTAACCTGGCCAGCATTATGGTTTTTTTATGA